Genomic DNA from Oncorhynchus clarkii lewisi isolate Uvic-CL-2024 chromosome 28, UVic_Ocla_1.0, whole genome shotgun sequence:
actctgtctggggtgaaaaggtaggcctactctgtctagAGTGAAAAGGTAGACCTAATTTTTGAAGGTACCATGCTCACGTTCCTAATGACACCTCAGATTTAATTATTTGTAAACTGGGACATTTTCGTGGCAAACAAGACACACcgatttggcattggagaaatatgataagATTAACTCATAGGCCtcctatctctctgtccattcttagcctgtaaTTTCGTTAATTTGTGTGGAATAAAAACAATATTTTCCGCTAAAATCCAGTAGAATTGCATTAAATTATAAAATACTATTTTTTCTCGAACCTGCAAATACGatgatagattcatgcaatgTTTTTAATGCAAAGTAGATATTTCCAGCCCTACCTTTGTCCACGGTGGTCTGCGTACCCAGAACCTTCTGGCCCGCAGCCCTATGCGCTATAAAAAAATGTTGCCTTGCAATGAGTACAGGACGAACAACAGTTTCTAAAACGACATATCTAAGGCTCTGTtctgtccaagaagtgagggTAAACGGTAGACATGTTATCCTCTATGcaatttgtttaactttttttattttgggTATATGAGGGGCTCACTGTTTGTTTTTAAGCATTCAAGGAGAGTTTAGGTAAAATGTATTTTGCTGAAGGTATGGCCATCCATTTCTTATTTCAGAGAGGTCtgattttctccatgtaacccccATTATAAATAGTGTTCCCTTGATGGAAAAAGTTAACAGTGGTGCTTCATCTGGTGTGGGGGGGGGACAGAATAATCatgctcctcttcctctcctatggTGCCGACTAACCATGGTCTTCCATTCTTGTCCCGTAGGTccagaacatgtcccagtccattGAGGTACTGAACCTGCGGACTCAGAGAGACTTCCAGTACATCATGAGGATGGAGGGCCAGTTCAAAGGGCTAAGGTCAAAGTTCAGACAGGTAGAGGCTGACGGGAAGACACAGGTCAACAGAAACTTCCAGGTGTGAAAAATACAGAATTGTTTTGTTTCTGGTTGTTATGTGGTTCTGACCTCGCTTTAAGCAGAACATGACCTTATTGTAACGTCTTTAACCAGAGCATTACGTTATAggaatttagcagacactcatcCAGAACGACTACCACAAACTATTAGCATTAAGCACCTTGCTCGGGGACAcatagacagatttttcacctagtcaggtTTATCACGTTTAAGGtgtgacccagatgcagacagtgttgaagaCACAAACGTTTATTCCttaaacaggggcaggcaaacgacaggtcagggcaggcaggggtcaatgaTCCAGACAGGGTGTaagggtccagaacggcaggcagtctcagggtcagggtcagggtcagggcagggcaggcaggggtcaatgaTCCAGACAGGGTGTaagggtccagaacggcaggcagtctcagggtcagggtcagggcaggcaggggtcaatgaTCCAGACAGGGTGTAAGGGTCCAGATCAGGTCAAAATCTTGAAAGACTAGAGAACAGGAGCAagaaacaggcaggagcagggaaACAAACGCTGGTAGGTTCTACGAaaaaaacgaactggcaacagacaaacagagaatacaggtataaatacacaggggataatggggaagatgggcaacacctggaggggggtggagacaatcacaaagacaggtgaaacagatcagggcgtgacacctggagggggtggagacaatcacaaagacaggtgaaacagatcagggcgtggtTACTGTCCCAATGAGGCTACCTGACTCCAGGCTACCTTATTATAACATCTTTAGGAAGAACATGACCTTATTATAACGTCTTTATtaacaaaaatgtaattaaatcgAAACAAATCGAACTGAACTGAATCAAACTAAACCCTGtgtatcctcctctcctccaggagtTGAAGGGTAAGATGGAgaccctacagcctctgatcccGGTGTTGGAACAGTATAAGACAGATGCCCAGCTCATCGTCCAGTTTAAACAGGAGATCAGGAACCTGTCCATGGTGCTCACAGCCATTCAGGAGGAGATAGGAGCCTACGACTCTGAGGAACTACAACAGAGGGTCCTGAGTCTGGAGGGCAGGCTACGCAACTGCAGGAGCAGACTCAGTGAGACACATACAGATGCATTTAGgcacactcgcgcacacacaaatcgaatcaaatgttatttgtcacatgcgccaaattacaacaggtgtagacattactTTACCGCTAAACGCTTACTGGGGAGCCATTTCCCAACCATGCTAAAAAGTAAGAAACATTTGctcaatttaaaaaaaggaaataataacactaatttttttttttaaataacgaggctgtatacaAGGCCAAGAACCCAAGTCAATGTCCATGGGGTTGTGGTAGTTGAGGTACTAGGTACATACTGTATAGACACACAGGCAGGAACCGGAGAAGAGCAAACTCAGGGAattacacacagacatgcaccctTGTACCCATAACCATATGAATATACAGTGTTATacaaatatacagtattatacaaatatacagttacatatcatatgaatatacagtatcatacaaaTATACAGTTACATACCATatgaatatacagtattatacaaatatacagttacataccatatgaatatacagtattatactaatatacagtacatatcatagaaatatacagtattacacaaatatacagtattatacaaataAACAGTTACATATCATagaaatatacagtattatacaaatatacagttacataccatatgaatatacagtattatacaaatatacagtacatatcatatgaatatacagtattatacaaatatacagttacataccatatgaatatacagtatcatacaaatatacagtacatatcatagaaatatacagtattacacaaatatacagtattatacaaatatacagtacatatcatagaaatatacagtattacacaaatatacagtattatacaaataAACAGTTACATATCATagaaatatacagtattatacaaatatacagttacataccatatgaatatacagtattatacaaatatacagttacatatcatatgaatatacagtattatacaaatatacagttacataccatatgaatatacagtattatacaaatatacagtacataccatagaaatatacagtattatacaaatatacagttacataccatatgaatatacagtatcatacaaaTATACAGTTACATACCATatgaatatacagtattatacaaatatacagtacatatcatagAAATATACACTACATACAGTGGCAGAAAAtgttcacaccctttgactttatccacattttgttgttacagcctgaatttaacaatgatttaaatatatatacagtatatatatgttttcgttactggcctacacacaacacaccataatgtcaaagtgaaattgtGTAcaagaccctcctgcagcaaagcacacccacaacatgatgctgccacccctgtgcttcacggttgggatggtattcttcagcttgcaagcctccccctttttcctccaaacataacgatggtcattatggccaaaagagttctatttttgtttcattagaccagaggacatttctccaaaaagtatgatctttgtccccatgtgcagttgcaaaccgtagtctggctttttttatgccggtttttgagcagtggcttcttccttgctgagcggcctttcaggttgtgtacGTATAGGACTGTTACAACTTCTAACAATGGTGAgtggaggagtcaagcgcagagagcaggtaattCAGTTTGTGGATATTTTATTCCATAGACTGTGGAGCCACGACATGCAAAACACCAGGGCGCATGAAACAACCCGTCCCAAAATACAACCGACTAAAAACTGTTCGGAAAAATACAGATAACACTCATACACTAGATAACaggaaacaagcccgcacaaatacccagcgggcctagtgcccttaaatagcctacaaacaaacaCTAACTCAAAGCAGGTGTCCCCAATTacccaataaacagaaacaaacggaaagggaatcgatggcagctaattggccggcgacgacgaccgccgagcaccgcccgaacaggaagaggcaccatcttcggcgagattcgtgacaaggactcattttactgtggatatagatacttttgtacctgtttcctccagcattttcacgtcttttgctgttgttctgggattgatttgcacttttcgcaccaaagtacgttcatctctaggagacagaacgcatctccttcctgagcggtatgacggctgcgtggtcccatggtgtttatacttgcgtactattgtttgtacagatgaacgtggtaccttcaggcgtttggaaattgctcccgaggatgagccagacttgtggaggtctacagttttttttctgaggtcttggctgattacttttgattttcccatgatgtcaagcaaagaggcactgagtttgcaggtaggccttgaaatacatccatgatgtcagttagcctatcagaagcttctaaagccatgacataattttctggaattttccaagctgtttaaaggcacagtcaacttagtgtatgtcaatttctgacgcactggaattgtgatacagtaaattataagtgaacaattgttggaataattacttgtgtcatgcacaaagtagatgtcctaaccaacttgccaaaactatagtttgttaacaacacatttgtggagtggttgaaaaaaatagttttaatgacttcaacctaagtgtatgtgaacttccgacttcaactgtacatttggaGGTCTGTGGAGCCAGTGGGGACTGTGACTGTCCCTTTTATTTAAAGTTATCTAGTTTTATAATCCTAAACTAAGCATAGTCTTACCTGTTACTGGAAATGTAGCAAGGAAACTATCCTTGATAAGTTTGTGACCTATTCTAGTGTATCGTATAAACTCATCAGTGAGATGGAACTGCGTGTCCTAGAATGCATCACAAATGACACGCTAGTCCCCTATACAGAGCAACgtgggcccataaggctctggtctaatgtagtgttacAATAAAATACCACTTCCAAAGAACCCCCAGGAACACAACGTTGTATCTAACCTGCCTAGCAACAGTCGGTTGTCCCTCGCTCCTAGTTCTCTGGATCCGCCCGGCAACAGTCAGTTGTTCGTTGCTCCTAGTTCTCTGGGCCTGAAAGATACTGCACAACCACACCACCCAGTTAGTTTACAGCTAGGGACTGCATCAGCTAGGGACTGCATCAGCTAGGGACTGCATCAGCTAAGGACTGTATCAGCTAGGGACTGCATCAGCTAGGGACTGCATCAGCTACGGACTGCATCAGCTACGGACTGCATCAGCTAGGGACTACATCAGCTAGAGACTGTATCAGCTAGGGACTGCATCAGCTACAGCCTGCATCAGCTAGGGCCTGCATCAGCTAGGGCCTGCATCAGCTAGGGACTGCGTCAGTTAGGGACTGCGTCAGCTAGGGACTGCATCAACTAGGGACTGCATCAGCTACGGACTGCATCAGCTAGGGACTACATCAGCTAGAGACTGTATCAGCTAGGGACTGCATCAGCTAGGGCCTGCGTCAGCTAGGGCCTGCGTCAGCTAGGGACTGCGTCAGTTAGGGACTGCGTCAGCTAGGGACTGCGTCAGCTAGGGACTGCGTCAGCTAGGGACTGCATCCGCTAGGGACTGCATCAGCTAGGGACTGCATCCGCTAGGGACTGCATCCGCTAGGGACTGCATCTCAACGTCCGCGATGAGGGCATTTTTCAGTAAGTGGGTTATCCTCATAGCCTAGTGTCTATGCTCCCTCACTCTAGTTCCATACGGCACTGTCCCAGTTGTCTAGTCCAGAGCCATAGACACTACAAGGTTACATCTTTTCCTGTTTGTCTCTACCCAGAATCACCCCTCCTCGTGATCGATACACTTAGTAACTATAATCTAGTCTCAGGTTTCATTACTCCTGATCCCAATCGATATATTAACCAGATGGTTTAAAtcctcaatcaatcaaatcaatttaggaACCTAGAGTAAAACGGCACGTACTTGTATGACTCTTTGATGACACAGGGTTTCAGAACAATAAATCAGGTTTATTCCAAATTCCAGAAACGGGCAAAAAAAAAAGAGTTTTTAAAGCAATTATGAACaacttttaaccaatcagcattcagagttAGACCCACCGGTTGTAATGACAAGCCAATAAATCACCAATAAGATACCTCCAGCATCCTTGTCTAACTCCCCATTAGACTACCAATGCAATTTTTTATCTATGACAATAGATAAGAGAAGTACCGCATTTACGAGAAGATACGGTCTCGTAACTCTACAACTATTAAGCGTTTTTTTTTGCCTCCCCCCTCAGGATGATCAGACCTTCAGTTGTTGATGAAACTCTAATGGCTACTTAAAGACTCTAATCAATAAGGTAGCCTTGAGGATTCCTTCTAGAACTTTACTTTGACACTTGATAATAACAATATAAATGTAATTAAtatcaacgtgtgtgtgtgtatatatataagcTAAAAGCTGTAGATTATCTTCTTCTTCAGGTAACAGGTTCTTCTAGGGAGCCAAAAGATGCCAACAAAAAAAGATTCCAGCATTTATACCCTAATCCTTATGCCCAGTGAGGAATGTATGGTTATCACTTATGCCCCTTGCGTTTATACCTCCTCCCCTTATGTTTTTCTTCCTCCTGCCCCAGGCTTAGGCGAGTCGGGACGCAACTGGCCTCCGACCTTTTCTGCAAAAAAATATCACAGAACTAAGCTATTCTTACAatatggaagaaaaaaaacagggtgccatttttatttaacctttatttaacttggcaagtcagttaagaacaaactcttattttcaatgatggcctaggaacagtgggttaactgccttgttcaggggcagaacaacagatttgtaccttgtcagctcggggatttgaacttgcaaccttccggttactagtccaacgctctaaaccactaggctaccgtgccgccatttgggactcagtccTAGTAACATAATAACAGATCCGGGTGGATTGTTCGATTGGTTAGAGTTAATAAACTGTTAAATAATAAACTGTTAAGAGCTAACACAGATATATCTATTTGAGTACTGTGGGGTGTGTGTTGTGTCGTGTGCGTGAACAGCCTGTGGTAAACTGATGAAGATCGCTGGACCGGAGACGGTGAAGACCTCTGGGACACGGTTTGGAGCCTGGATGACAGATCCACAGGCCTCCCCTACAAACAatagggtgaggagagggagggaggagtgagggatgaggggtggagggagggagggttggggggggggggggggttgagggttgaggagagggagggatgaggtaAGGGATGATGGGAGGCAGGGATGTTCTACTATGTTTTTCTACCTGTAGATAAAAGGTTTTCAATTAAACCTTTAAATTGTTAATGATGGTATTGTGTTCCAACCCAGGTCTGGTACATGGATAGCTACACCAACAACAAGATCGTCAAAGAGTACAAGTCCATAGCAGACTTTGTTTCCGGGGTCGAGTCTCGAACCTACAACCTGCCGTTCAAGTGGGCCGGGACCAACCACGTGGTGCACAACGGCTCTCTGTACTACAACAAGGTCCAAAGCAACATCGTGGTGTCTTACCGCTTCGAGACGGGCCGCGTGGTAACCCAGAGAGCCCTGGAGAACGCCGGCTTCCACAACGTCTACCCTTACACCTGGGGAGGCTTCTCCGACATAGACCTCATGGCCGACGAGCTGGGTCTGTGGGCCGTCTACGCCACCAATCAGAACGCCGGAAACATCGTCATCAGCCAGCTCAACCCGGAGACACTACAAATCCTCGGAACATGGAACACGGAATATTCCAAACGGAATGCGGGGGAGTCCTTTATGATCTGCGGAACACTCTACATCACTAACTCTCACCTGACTGGTGCTAAGGTCTACTACTCGTACTCCACCAAGACATCCAGCTATGAGTACACAGACATCCCCTTCCATAACCAGTACTTCCACATGTCCATGTTGGGCTACAACGCCAGGGACCGGGCTCTGTACGGCTGGAACAACGGACACCAGGTTCTGTTCAACATCACGTTGTTCCACATCATCAAGACAGAGGATGATTCCTGAGGAGGAAGAACTGATAGGATCTCAGAGGAACCCACTGGAACACTGACTAACATTCCTGGTGTTCCGGTGTTCCGCCAGTCATTGTTGGAGTTCTCTTGTTGTGTCTCTCCATTTTATTTTTTGCTCTCTTCTTTTGACAATCCATCTTTGGCCCTCTTGTTTTCTTTTCAAATTCCTAATGCAAGGCTTAACATTGATAGTTTCCTGGATGGCCAGGGTATCAAAGACTTTGGCCTGCAAACTCTGGAAAAACTGGATAAAGTCTCAGCACACTTCCTGTCTAATGCAAATGTATTGTAATAGTAGTTTGGCCTCCAAAAAGCATGACAAACTCTCAGCTGCTCTACACTGGACCCTGTAAGTCTGAGACCATGAGAGATTTGGTGTAGGGTTAGTCAATTTTAATTCaagccagtcaattcaggaagtaaactgaaattcatATTGAATAATTGAAAAAAAAAGCCATCTACTTTTGATAATATCTCAATAAACTGAAAAGGTGTAAAAATTTTGGAATTGTACATTTAAaacacttcctgaattgactgacttTTGGTTTTGGGTATCATGCCTCTGTAGCTTTTGTATCCGTAGCAACAGTATCAATAGGAGTATGCTTTATTCAGTCTCTCTATGGCATACTCTCTATGGCATACTCTCTATGGCTttcatcccaaatgtcaccctagaactctggtcaaaagcagtgcactatatagggaatagggtgccatctgagactgcaatatacagtggggcaaaaaagtatttagtcagccaccaattgtgcaagttgtcccacttaaaagatgagagaggcctgtaattttcatcataggtacacttcaactctgacagacaaaatgagagaaaaaaaatccagaaaatcacattgtagcatttttaatgaatttatttgcaaattatggtggaaaataagtatttggtcaataacaaaagtttatctcaatactttgttatataccatttgttggcaatgacagaggtcaaacgttttctgtaattcttcacaaggttttcacacactgttgctggtattttggcccattcctccatgcagatctcctctagagcagtgatgttttggggctgttgctgtatgtgctgtatggggttgagatctggagactggctaggccactccaggaccttgaaatgcttcttacgaagccactccttcgttgcctcggtggtgtgtttggatcattgtcatgctgaaagacccagccacgtttcatcttcaatgcccttgctgatggaaggaggttttcactcaaaatctcacaatacatggccccattcattctttcctttacacggatcagtcgtcctggtccctttgcagaaaaacagccccaaagcatgatgtttccacccccatgcttcacagtaggtatggtgttctttggatgcaacttagcattctttctcctccaaacacgacgagttgagtttttaccaaaaagttatattttggtttcatctgaccatatgacattctcccaatcttcttctggatcatccaaatgctctctagcaaacttcagatcgtcctggacatgtactggcttaagcagggggacacgtctggcactgcaggatttgagtccctggtggcgtagtgtgttactgatgtgttacttattttccaccataatttgcaaataaattcataaaaaatcctacaatgtgattttcaggattttttttctaattttgtctgtcatagttgaagtgtacctatgatgaaaattacaggtctctctcatctttttaagtgggagaacttgcacaattggtggctgactaaatacttttgtgtcccactgtatagggaatagggtgccatctgagactgccctatatagggaatagggtgtgatggTTATCCTGATAGCATCTATAACTCTGTCTGTGGACTCTGTCAGCaaccatctcactctctcccattgTGACGCGCATCATTATTACTGTTGTAAAATACTGTACAgcagggtgtcaaactcattccacggagggcctagtgtctctctcctttccattAAGACCTGGACAACCAGGTGACGTAAGAACCAATTAAGACCTGGACAACCAGGTGACGTAAGAACcgacgctggagatgagaagcaggtagtTGAACATTTTAATGAACGGACAAGTGACTGAACAGGGAGGAACAAAACGACATGACGACAATAATGCTGAAGCAGGGAACAACCTcggaaacagacagatatagggaaggtaatgaaAGCAGGTGACGGAGTGACTGAACAGGGAGGAACAAAACGACATGACGACAATAATGCTGAAGCAGGGAACAACCTcggaaacagacagatatagggaaggtaatgaaagcaggtgattgagtccaggtgagtccaatgacgCGCTGATGCGTGTGACGAGGgaaacaggtgtgcgtaatgatggtggcaggagtacATAGTgctgggcagcctggcgcccttgagtgccagggggagagggggcgcagacgtgacagtaccccccaggGGCACCGGCGTCCCACCTGGATtggaaatgacatacccaaatctaactgcctgtagctcaggacctgaagcaaggatatgcatattcttggcaccatttaaaaggaaacactttgtagtttatggaaatgtgaaaggaatgtaggagaatataacacattagatctggtaaaatataatacgaagaaagaaaaacaaccgttcttttgtattgtttttgtaccatcatcgttgatatgcaagagaaaggccataatgtatttttccagcccaggtgcaatttcaaTTTTGACCAGTAGATGgtatcagtgtatgtgcaacgttttagactgatccaatgaaccattgtatttctgtt
This window encodes:
- the LOC139387031 gene encoding noelin-3-like yields the protein MAPMLPDRSSGHLPVRPKDGWKVYSSAQDAEGRCICTVVAPEQNLCSRDAKEGQLRQLLEKVQNMSQSIEVLNLRTQRDFQYIMRMEGQFKGLRSKFRQVEADGKTQVNRNFQELKGKMETLQPLIPVLEQYKTDAQLIVQFKQEIRNLSMVLTAIQEEIGAYDSEELQQRVLSLEGRLRNCRSRLTCGKLMKIAGPETVKTSGTRFGAWMTDPQASPTNNRVWYMDSYTNNKIVKEYKSIADFVSGVESRTYNLPFKWAGTNHVVHNGSLYYNKVQSNIVVSYRFETGRVVTQRALENAGFHNVYPYTWGGFSDIDLMADELGLWAVYATNQNAGNIVISQLNPETLQILGTWNTEYSKRNAGESFMICGTLYITNSHLTGAKVYYSYSTKTSSYEYTDIPFHNQYFHMSMLGYNARDRALYGWNNGHQVLFNITLFHIIKTEDDS